The genome window TTTGGCTTACGTCTAACAGAATAGTAGCCAACGATATTATCTTGCTGATCAAGCGAAGCTGTGATGTTGCCAAATACCCAGTAAAATCCACCATTGAGAGTTTTATTTTTAATAAAGGCAAAAATTTCCTCTTTATTTTGTATGCGTTCCCAAAGTAGCTTGAAAATAACTCTTGGCATATCAGTGTGTCTTATTATATTGTGCGGTTTTCCCAAGAGATCACCTTGTTTTACTCCTACGATATTTAAAAAAGGCTCGTTGCAATAAGTGATCCTTCCTTTTGTATCCGTTTTTGAAACTAAAAATGCGTTCTCATCAACGCCATATTCTCTTTCTATAGGCATTTTACTCCTTTAAATGTTGATTTAATTTTTAACAGCTTTCGCCATATCCCACATTGGCATAAATATACCAAGGGCGAGCAAAAGCACCATAGCTGCGATAAATATTAGTAGTATCGGCTCAATATAGTTTGAAATATTATCAATAATATCATTAAATTTCACTCTATAATAATCAGTAACTTTTTGTGTCATGTCATCTAAGCTACCACTTTGTTCGCCAGCACCTATCATCTGTATAAGCATACCCTCATAAAGTCCAGTTTGCCTAAAGGCCTCGGTTAAGCTTATGCCACGGCCAACCAGTACTTTTACAGCAGTTAGCTTATTTCTTATATCTTGATTTGAAACAGTTACAACGGCGGTATCTAGCGCATCAGCGATAGGAAGTCCTGCACGAACAAGCTCTGTAAATATTAGATTAAATCTACTCATATTTGCAAAAAATATTATCTTACCTACAAGATAGACTTTTAGTAGATATTTATCGACCTTATCCCTAAAATTTTCATCATTTGAATATTGCCTTTTTAGCAAAAAAGCAAATGCGACAAGAACAACTATTATATATATGCCGTAATTGCTCATTATGTATTCAATGTTTAGTAAAATTTTAGTAGGAAGTGGTAGGTCGGCATTAAGCTGGCTAAAAATTTCTCGAAATTGTGGAACAACTGATGTCATAAGCACAATAAAAGCCAAAATTATAGAGCATATTACGGTTATTGGATACCTTATGGCTTTTTTAAATTTTTGCTGGTTATCCCAGACTTCTTGCAAGATAGAAGCTAGCTTTGATAATGCATCGGCCATATTACCAGTACTCTCTCCAAGCCTCACCATGGCAACAGTGACATCGCCTAGCTCTTCTTGAAAATTTTTTATACTTTGCGTTAAGCTCGCACCTTGATTTAGGTCTTCATCTAGCGTTTGAAATATTGTTTTTAGCCTTTTATCCTCGGTAGCATTTGCTGTC of Campylobacter concisus contains these proteins:
- a CDS encoding PAS domain-containing protein, coding for MPIEREYGVDENAFLVSKTDTKGRITYCNEPFLNIVGVKQGDLLGKPHNIIRHTDMPRVIFKLLWERIQNKEEIFAFIKNKTLNGGFYWVFGNITASLDQQDNIVGYYSVRRKPNAKAIETIKPLYAKLLELERDGGIEASKKYLFKFLEEKSTSYDEFINNLQRF
- a CDS encoding type II secretion system F family protein, which produces MKFYEIEYIKDGKRQKMSLKANSKNDVKNRVNIQGMIVKIKETQVSSINNDFLDLQEKFNKIFSSSKVKIPALVATIRQLSVMTNAGISIHDGIKETANATEDKRLKTIFQTLDEDLNQGASLTQSIKNFQEELGDVTVAMVRLGESTGNMADALSKLASILQEVWDNQQKFKKAIRYPITVICSIILAFIVLMTSVVPQFREIFSQLNADLPLPTKILLNIEYIMSNYGIYIIVVLVAFAFLLKRQYSNDENFRDKVDKYLLKVYLVGKIIFFANMSRFNLIFTELVRAGLPIADALDTAVVTVSNQDIRNKLTAVKVLVGRGISLTEAFRQTGLYEGMLIQMIGAGEQSGSLDDMTQKVTDYYRVKFNDIIDNISNYIEPILLIFIAAMVLLLALGIFMPMWDMAKAVKN